In Monodelphis domestica isolate mMonDom1 chromosome 1, mMonDom1.pri, whole genome shotgun sequence, the sequence tactatgtgccaggcactgagaatACTAgtgtaaagaatgaaatcatttttattcttagTGAGCTTAAATAGGGGAAATAACATAAATTATAGACTACTCTAtaatttctctaggcctggctctcaatccactgagctatctagctgtcctCGAAGATATtgcatcttaaaggaaaagagggactTTGTGAAGTAAGGAGGAGGAATATGATCTAGGTGTGGGGGGGACAGCAAAAACATGGAAGtgggagatggagtgccatgAGTGAAGAACAGTGAGATATGGTTAGTTTGTCTGGATTGCTCAGTATGAGAGGGGTAGTAATATCCCATGAGGCTGGGAAAATAGGTTGAGGCGAGATTGTGTGgggttttaaaagctaaatgGAAGAGTTCATATTTgttcctagaagcaataggaagtCAGTGGAGTTGGTTGAATAGAGGAGTTACATAATCAGATCTGAGcttaagaaaaattactttggtagcAGTCTATAAGATAGACTGATGATAAGAGACTTGAAAATtgggagaccagttaggaggccACTGCAATAATATAGTTGAGAAGTATAAACTAAATGGTGCCTTTGTGAGTAGAGAAAGGGTTAAATGTTAGAGATTTTGTGAAGGTAGAAACATTAAATGCCATTTGAATTAAAAAGATGAGATAAATCTCAGCAGTGTCAAAGAAGTGAGTTTGGTCAAAGGTCAAGTCACTGACCATTAGTGAGCGTGAGAGATCATATCCAGTTTGCAAGCTAAAACTAAGGACTTCAAAAGAAAGCAGTATTTGACTTACTGAATTTTGTATGATAATGGAGAGAGGAGTAGAAATGTGGGATTGATTTAAAAGTAAAAGCCTAGGTAACATATATAGGGTTATGATGATGAAGTAgatgtgaaggaaaaaaatgaggaaatagggggcagctgggtagctcagtggattgagagccaggcccagaaatgggaggcactgggttcaaatctggccttagacacttcctaactgtgtgaccctgggcaagtcatttaaccctccttgcctagcccttaccactcttctgccttggaaccaatacagagtgttgaattcaagatggaaggcaagggtttaaaaaaaacaatgaggaaatggtCCAGTGGCTCAATCATTGGTAAAACTCATTATTAGTCTTTTGGAATGACAGTGTAAGTTTAGATAGGAATTTAAATGACATAGTTCCATTAAGGAAAAGATGAGTAGGTGGGAATATTCCCTTAGTATGTTTCTCCACCTGATGTTCAtggacttatttttaaaaactcttttgataactatattttaacaTGATAGATTTCCTTTGTAGTCCTATGTGTTTAATGCTTTTTGAAACAGAATTCTGAGAAGGGGTACATATGTTTTctcagattgccaaagggatcaATGACATAAAAGGGCATAAGAATGCCTGCCTTAGTATTCTCTTGACATTAGGGGCAGAATAATCCTTGATTTATGGAGACCTTAATAGCTGTGGGAAGTCACATAGTCAGCAGATAATGACAGGGAAGAGAGTTTGACAGTGACAGCAGATACCTACTTTTCTCCAAATGTGCCACTGCAGGTCTTTTAGCATACCAGGAAACAGATAATCTACTCCCCTTCCTAATTAGGTGCTGTCTAATGCCATACAGTTTTAAAATCTTTGCCTGAGAATAACTACTTACATTtgcataatgctttaaggtttagaaagtgTTTTTCTTCTAACCCTAAAAGGTAGAAGGATCAGACTCCCCTGCAGCCCCCAATAATTTCTTATGAATGTGGCAACCagattaattgggaaatgtttaacaaaatttgaaaaaatacaaaatgggtaatattaatttgtggttatATAAGTTAATATTTGGCccagaatgagaaaatattagatctggaagagatcttagacaCTATGTGGCTTATTTCTGATTTTATAAAGAAAGGTAATGAGGTCCAATAAGAGGAAGTGACAATTTCAGGGCCATGAGTTCATTGCTCTCTGCATAACACCATGCTGCTTTTCTAGGCCTTCCTGATGGCtgtttttattaagcatctgccatGTGCTAAGTCCTATCCTGTGCATTTGACactggtttcatttttttaaggagCAAGAGGCCTTTCATGTCTTCTGAGTCTATAAGTTGTGTGTAGTTACATGCAAACCTTTGCATGCTCTGTCCTGTGTGAAGTTTCATAATCAAAACCAATTTGGAGAATATTCTAATAATGTAGTCCCAGCCTAGTTATTGATTTTTGCTTCATCAAGTTAACATCATGCTATTCTAGAGGTAAGATACTTTCTGAGAAAGGTTCACAGCTTTTCTCTGTAGTCACTGAAGATCAGAGGATCTTCAGTGGAAGGGAACTCTTAAGATTATCTTGTTTATCCTCAACTGAAAAGTTGAGGAAATTGTCCCAATTTCTAGACTATGATGACTTTTATTGTGCAGCACTATTGTGTGATACTGTTGTATTTCACAAACTGTTGTATATGTTTAATGATACTGTTGTGTGTTTATTTGAAAAGAGACTCAGTCATTAATCTGTAATTCTTTGTTGTGCATATGTTGTTCAAGTAGTAGTCCTATTTTGAAGCAGCTTGATGCTAAACTGTATTGACACTGTAAATGCTTCAGAtatggaatgggtggatgactttttcccctgattttttttttctcatataagtTGGCCTAACTAGGGATTCTTATGAAATTTGATTAGgattgcccctcccccccaagctCTTGTTTATTGTCCATTGGCATATTGTTAGTGGAAGAACTGATGATGTTCCTTGCCTGTGTCTTTCACTCTTTTTAATCTCTCAGGCATGTTCCTTAGAAAGATTCATTTTAGTCACCACCAACTCTGGGCTTGGGAATTTTCAattctatttcagtaaaaaatTTGGTCATAGAAAAAGGTGTTTTATTAAGATGATAATGAGTTATTTAACATGtttcaattttagaaattgtGCTCAGTTCAGATTAGAATGGAGAGCAGATGTAGTTCCCACCCACTGGCCATGAAGTCAAAATTAGGTTAAAATACTGATGGGTTTATCATGCACCATATCGTTTTGAGTGAAATGGAGCTATTGGGATCCAAAGGTATTTGTATGTCAAGGTACATTGCAAGTTACTCTTAAGAACATCTTGTAGTAATGCAAAAAAAGTAGTGAAAACTTTAGCAGTAGCTGTATGAGCTGTAGAGTTTCAAGCTATCCTAAGAGTGGCCTCTTTGTGTAAGGGGAAGGAAGTACAGTCAGTCTTCATAACTTATTCTTGTCTCATTTTTTCTGCTTCTCTATGGAGATTGTCAAATAAGGGGCCAATTAATGGCAATTAGCCTGATTGCTGAACATAAACAACCAGCTTGCTGTTAACATACCCAGTGCTTATTGGGACAAcccaaattcattttaattacataatGCTAgtatgagaataataatactcaGTTGTTAGATCCTACATTTTATATTGCTAATTCTACTTGGATGAATTACTTCCAGAAAGCAAATGTAAGAGGACAGTGAGTCCTTTCCTCTCATTGTGTGCATTAATTAGCACCAATTTGTTTGAGGAGGGAAACTGTCTCAGGAGATCTGAATTTGAGAATATGAAAACCAATGTTATTTGTAATTAACAATGAGACAAAAAAATGTCTGATATCCCAGAGTTTTTTGGTATATTAGAATTCTTTTGAGGGAATTATGTAGTCTTTGTTTACATAAAATATCTTAAGGAGGTCTATGTTAGTTTTGAATGAAAAGATGAAAGTAGAAAGATTTTAAGCATTTGATTGGCTTAATTAAATCCATAAAACTTATTCTGTGCTATCCTAGGTAATATGGctatgaggaagaggagaggaaagaactaAGCTCGTTTTCTTTTGCAGTTGCAGCTGTGATCATCAGCTGTCTGTCTTCATTGAAGGGACCTGATGTTTTACGTTATTGGTGAGTGATGGAGAGAGAcctgttttctctccttttttttttttatggtgtttgtGAATATTGTTTAACTCCATTGCTATTTGATCTAGAAAACTTCTGGTCCTGCCAAATATACCTCAGTAAATATAATAGTGATGAAACTACTTATACCTTGTGATCATTCTCTTTTTGCCACAACTACGGGAACTACACATGCCAGAGTTGATGCATTATATATGATGTATGTCATGCAGAGAGATGCATCTCATTACCTGCCAAGCACACAGGAgtatagatttagagcaggaaggagccctagaggtcatctagctcattttactctctcattttacagaagaggaacctgaggcccagagaagttaagtgacttaatccACTTCATACCAGTAATACACAGCAGAACCAGGAGTCTAACCTAAGTCTTCTGATGCCAAATCCCTAGTCCCATAGACTATGTTTGGGAAGGCTTTCTGTTCCCTTTCAAAGACTCCTGGCCTCCTTTCCCATATTCTTAATAGAGAAACACTGAACTGTAGCTGGTAGGTGATATATCTGTTCTCTCTCCACATAGGTGGAATCACAGTATCTGTGGTTGCCTTCTTCTTCACAATTAAGTTCTTCTTTGAGCTTGCCGCACGAGTAGTCAGCTTCCTCCAGAATGAAAACCGGGAGCGCAGAGGGGACCGGACTATTTATGACTACGTGCGAGGAAATTACCTGGACCCCCGGTCCTGCAAAGTCTCCTGGGATTGGAAGGACCCCTATGAGGTGGGCCATAGCATGGCCTTCCGAGTGCATGTAAGGGAATGTTTCTGTCTCCACACCCATTGGGATTTCTAGTGGCTTGCTTTTGCAGAGCCTGCTTCTGCCTGTGGGTGGTGTTGGACTGATATACAACTATTATCTTCCCTTGTCCTCCCACCCCaagaatttgggtaggattaaaATTTAAGCACTAGAGtctattatattatttttgttccAATGGTACATTTGTCTTTGAGGAATTATAAACAATGCCttttcagaaaatgaaaactgtcacactcacacacacacacatacacatacccaACACAGCCAGAACATCTTTACTGTAATTTGTTCAGCCCAAATATCATAGCACTCAGGTTTGGCCTGAAAAGCTGAAGCTAAAGTTGAAACTGTTTGGTAATAGAAGTAGTTGCTTCTGTTTTCCTGGAGTTGCCTGCATTGCACTCAATACCAGTGAACCAAGGTAGTTGGTTTTAAAATTTGAGTCAGTGGTAATAACCAGAGGAGAAATTTCTAATAAGACAAGTTATTCAGAAATGTGGGACTTGATTCAGTGGCACATTGACACAGTTTACTTCTGCTTATGCACAGATATAAGTTTACTTTCTTTAAACtttgatatgtgtgtatatatatatatatatatatatatatatatatatatatagagagagagagagagagagagagagagagagagagagagagagagagttatttCTCCTTGTAACACTTTGAATAAGATGGACTGCAGGTTTGGATAGTGATTTCAAATACATACCTGTTTTCTCCCTACAAAATGAATTTGTTCACTTTGGCCATAGGGCACTAGTATTCTTTCTAAGGGAATTAACGGATGCCTTTTATTTCTCCCATGCAGTTATTTTACAAGAATGGACAGCCCTTCCCTGCTCATCGGCCTGTGGGATTACGAGTTCACATCTCCCATGTTGAGCTAGCAGTGGATATTCCAGTAACCCAGGAAGTCCTTCAGGAACCCAATTCCAATGTTGTAAAAGTGGCCTTTACTGTTCGCAAGGCTGGTCGCTATGAAATCACAGTGAAACTTGATGGCTTAAGTGTGGCTTATAGTCCCTACTACAAAATTTTTCAGCCTGGTAAGATATCAGGGGTAGGAGAGCCAAGATggatttaaaagtattttgtagtttgaAACCATTCCAAGTAAATAGTTCTATCCTCTCCTCTGTTTTCCCCTTATTGGAGGAACCCATCCATAGTAAGTGTTTCAGAAGCTTTAGTTTTCTAAGAATTGAATCTCCTTTTGTTTCCAGTTATATTTGACATATCCTTTGCACATATTTCATAAATGACTAGATCTTTTTTCTCTGCTTGAAATTCTCAGAAATGTGGAATCTGTCCCTaatattcaacatatattttgCTTAAATTTTTGGAAATGACACTTGTTCCATATGCACTGTAGTGGCATCTTTTTGAGATTTTTGGGATCCCTTTGGGATTAGCCAGTCTAATAGCTACAGAGTAAAGATATATACCTTTTTAGGGTTAAACCTAGAAATGGAACTTAATTAGGTTTTGGTACTTTAGCCATGGTAGCTAGTAACTGATTTCCTTACTCTTGTAACAAGGGCCAAGACCCTAAGAATGAAGGTACTTTTATTTACCTTCCCGTTTGGAGCTAGCTTTGTAACTATTTCATTATAACAACCTTTAGTAAGAATGCCCTCACTTGGAGACCCCCATGTGTACACAAAATTCTCAAGgtgaaaacactattttcttgcAATCTACTTCATTACTAGGATATGagagtggaggagggaaagacagtgcatggctttttattttctttcatcattttaatCTTGCTTCCACCTCATTGAAAAGTTCTCACTGGGAAACTAGTACAGAGTAGAAGTGGGACTCGGCTACAAAATTTGAATTCCCTTTTCAAGTCCCTTCCCTTTGTGTTTGAATTGATAAAGGATTTATATTTATAAGAATCCAGAATTCGCCGTATAAGTCAGTCTCTTTGTTTCCTTTCATGCTGAAATTTAAATGTGTTGTTTGTCCCTGGGGATGGGGAACCTTTTTAGAACACTGTTCAAAGCAACTCTTTGTACTGTGAAGAAGCATCTGTTTCAGCATCTCTCTGAATGTCAGATCCTGTCCTCTTTGTTCTAGGGATGGTGGTTCCTTCCAAGACTAAAATTGTGTGCCATTTCTCTACTCTTGTTCTGACCTGTGGGCAACAGCACACCCTTCAGATAGTCCCTCGAGATGAGTATGACAATCCTACCAACAATTCTGTGTCTTTAGTTGATGAACACAATTACAGTGTGTCTATTCATGAGGTGAGCTCTCCTTTTCCTGTGTGAAGTTAAAGTCCTTTTGTTTTCAGtcaatctccttttctctccccatttcctgTCCTCTTCTTATACTAAGTGATATTTTATCTCTCTTTGTAGCTTGGTCCTTCAGAAGAAGAAAGTACTGATGTCTCATTTGAGAAATCGGTAACATCCAAAAGACAGACATGCCAGGTGTTCCTTAGACTCACCTTGCATTCCCGGGGATGCTTCCATGCCTGCATTTCATACCAAAATCAGCCAATTAGCAATGGTGAATTTGATGTAATTGTCCTAAGTGGTGAGTTGAAGAGATTTTGTATTTGTCCTGTTTTatccatttttcctttgctttgatTGACTACCTGAAATTTTTATTAGATCTCTGAGCCCTCCTTAGTTTTGAGCAGAGGTTCTTGACCTTGTGTTTGGTAATATGAACAGTTGACATTTTGGCAAAGCTTATAGActcctcaaaaaaaattttttttaatgcataaaataaaatacagtattacaaaggaaaccaattatcttGAAATATACTTATCAgtgtatttaaaaaacaaatttacaatTCCCTGAAATCTCTCCCTAGACCTTGGGTTTTCTAGATATGGCTTTGGCTTCTACTTAGCTCCAGATATCAATCGATATTGCCATTTAATTTGTTTGTATCTCTCTAGCTATCTACTATATGTTTCTCTAATGAATCctattttaagtcttttttttttccttacatgcCTTTCAGAGGATGAGAAGAACATTGTAGAACGCAATGTATCCACCTCAGGAGTCAGTATTTACTTTGAGGCTTATCTTTATAATGCCACTAACTGTGCCAACCCCCAGTGGCATCTCCCACCCATGCACATGAGCTCTTCCCAACGCCGTCCTTCTACTGCCActgaggaggaggatgaagattCACCCTCTGACAGCCAGACCCCTGAGAAGGTGAAAAAACCCAAAAAGGTGTACTGCTATGTATCACCCAAGGTAAAAGcatctttcatttttgcttttaaattccTCTGTTTGTACTTGAATATTTATGGTGCTTGTTACTATAGCTTAACTGAGTTTAATCTACTCCACTAGAACTGGAACAGGGTATTTGGCTTCTAACAttccagaaaagcagaaaaacacTAGATAGAAGTTGAACATACACTTGTGATATTCTAATTTTTGATAATCTAGACTGGCTGGACTAGATCAAGGCAAGATGTTTTAAATTATAACCTGCCTCCATATGTTTTTTGCTATTCCTGGGGTATATTTTTCAAAGACATGGGCTCTGGCAGCTTTTGAGAAAGCTGTCTTTAACTGTTGGAATTTTCTCACTAGAGCTAAAATTCTAGCTGGCACCTTGTGCTGTATCGAAACAAGTTGATTAAGGGTAGAATTTTATGACCTCTCAGTGTGTGACAAGtgattctccctcttttcctggcTGGAGGGATTGGAGTAAAGATAATTTGGCAGGGATGAGAACATGAAACTTCCAAAGAGATGCTATCTGTTAAGGAGTCCTTTTTAAATATATGGATTTTGTTTATGAATTCAAGACTTATATAAATGAGAAACCATGCAAACTCCTCCTTACAGACCTGGAGTCCCTCTTTCTTTGTGACCCATACTAAATTTTGGACTTCTTAACATTCTCTTGTTTTTTGACAGTTAAAGATCTTTTATCAGTTAAAGCTCTGGCCTAATGAACACTCAAATAGCCCCCACTTGGAGGTTTTTTACTTCTTGCATcatgtcccccctcccccccctctgttGGAAATTATATCAAGGGGGCCCAGCTGTATCCTTGTATGAgggatatttttctctttttcctctttgaagAAAAAATGTAGAGGTTGTTTTCAAGCTAGCCTTCCTCTATCCCAGCTGATATTCAATTAGGGAAGATTGTTGTAGGCTATAGGGCTGATTCCTAGGAGGTAAAAGAGTTTCTGCCCAacttaaaaggaagagaaggagacgGCTGTGCTCAGGTTCTCAATTCAcagattctcatttttaaaagaagggatttagtgctgaaaaagaaaagagagaccatctagtctaactctcaTTTGAGGACTGATGGATACAGACTCTGGGAGGGTGAGGgtgaagtttaagtgatttgtcataGAAATTTATATAAGTAGTAGGAAGAAGAGTAGGGATTTAAACTGAAAGATTTCTCAATTTTGAACCTTGAGCAATATTGCAATAAGAAATGTGGTTAAAAACAAACTTATATTCCAgtgaccattaaaaaaaatttacttttgttttatttcttttctgttttcttggtgCCCCAGCAACTCTCAGTGAAAGAATTCTACCTGAAAATCATTCCTTGGCGCCTCTACACCTTTAGAGTATGCCCTGGGACAAAGGTAGGATGAACTTTGTGTTTTTACAtattgaatgaatttttttttcttttttcttaagatTGAATTTCCCTGTCTTGTCCTGAGTTGGAAGTGCAGGGCCACTGTACTAGCTCAGTCCTTCTGTGACTGGCATTGTAGCTTTGACATGCTCTGTTCTTAATTTGGGCCAATTTATCCTTCCTTAGACAATTTCTTGTTACACCTTCCCTTGACATCTCTTTCCCCCTGATGCCCATATTGATGCTGAACTTAGTGTGGACAGCTTAGCCTACTGCAATTCTGAACTTTTGAGCTCGGGAGATCATTGAGCCTCAGCCAGACTCCCACAGTAACAAGGATTACATGCTATACACCACTATGCCTATCTcaaccttctttccctcttttcctgggAGAGTTTCTTGATGGTTCTGGAGGTTTTCACTCTAAGTAGAATCTGCTGCCAAATGTAAGAATATCATCTCTATTAAATAACATCAGGTATATGTAAATTATAGAAAGGAATGCCCCACAGGAATTAATAGCAAATCAAAATATTCTCGCACTACAAAATGTTAGTGCTAGAGTTTGCCCCTCAAACTTTTATCTTGTTTACTTATTCTGCGTTGAATAGCAATCCATAGACTcagcatttatatacatatatatcccttTACTCTCTTCCCAGTATAGACTCAAAGAAATCATAAGATTTTGCCCAGAAGTTGGAATGGGCCATTGTGTTAAAAGTAAGCTTCCCCTAAGTAATTTAAACAAACTTTTTCTTTGCTAACTCATGGCAGCTAGACTCATCTGCTGTTTTCCTCAAAATCCTTCGTCTGTAATCCTAGGACTGAAAGGGACCTTCAAGATCAACTTTAAACCCTCttcattttctgttgtttactagTAGAAGTATATGGAGCTATCCCTGCTTTTGGTTATCAAATTCTGTTCTTGAAAACCTGTTggatgaaaattattttgaacttgggttttcatGAGACCTCAAAGCAATGTTTTGTAGGAGTGGTGCTTGCTGTAGACTCATTCTGCTTTGGTGCTTTGCACTAGACTTTCTTTGATGTGGCCAGCTTGAGGCCTGAGGGGTTTTGCTGGGTTGATTGGGCAGATTAACAATTCTGACATTGAATTTATgtggttttttccccttccttataGTTTTCATACCATGGACCTGACCCTGTGCATAAGCTGCTCACACTAATAGTTGATGATGGGATCCAGCCTCCTGTAGAGCTTAGCTGTAAGGAAAGGAACATCTTAGCAGCCACTTTCATCCGTTCTCTCCATAAAAACATAGGTAAAGTTGTCTGGGATTCTTAATGAGGAGGGAAGGGTTACTACTGGATCTGTCAGACACACTCTGTAATGAAATTGTGACTACTAGGGTCTTTCTGCTTCGCAGGAGGCTCAGAGACCTTTCAGGACAAGGTGAACTTCTTCCAGAGAGAGCTTCGGCAGGTGCACATGAAAAGACCACACTCAAAGGTTACACTGAAGGTCAGCAGACACACCCTGTTGGAGTCTGTAAGTAAtgttttatttctctaaaaataTTGAAGACCCTTTCAGGCTTCTGAATGTATTAAGactcttttccttatttattgCTCAAAATGCTTTCTTTGGAGCATAGTGGTAAAGGAACTAGACTGGATAACGAAGTAAAAAGAGCTTTTAAGAAATCCTATATAAATATAGGACAGGAGgatgtaattaaaattgttaAGGAAATAAACTACTTGTTAATAGATGAAAAGAATTTTTGTTGgattaaaaggaaattatttctcttttaatgatGTTTAATAAGAGAAAGAATATCTAATTTGTCTTTCTCAATTGCACAGACATTAACATAATTCATACATTCCCCTAGAATGGGTAGATTTGGCTTCTGTTCAGAAACTATGAATGCTTGGCTCTGGATAGCCCAGGAGAAAGtccctttttctcctctgtgTTCTTGCTATGGCCTCATTCCTTCTCTTGCCCCAAGTACTGTGTCTAGAGAAAGTTGTCTTGTGCATAAAGAAGAGGTCCAGCTAGAAAGCAGAGGTCATCTTTGGTTATTTTAGTGACTTGAGCAATTTTTATCAATTGttcacttctctgggcctcagtttacctatCAGTAAAGTTGAAGTGGTAACCTCTATCCTTTCCTTCctatggaaagatattttaatattgttttaaaaatctgtttactTTGAAGCTTTATGCTTTGTATATGTGAGATGTTATTAAATTAGCTCACTTCCTCTTATGACATTTCTTCTGAGGGTCAGCATCTTCATTGGGTTTGAATAGGCACTATCTTACTTTTGACTTCAGCATTTCTGATATGCCAATATGTTGgtacttttctctttctcattgcCCTCCAGTCTCTGAAAGCCACTCGGAATTTCTCCATCTCAGATTGGAGTAAGAATTTTGAAGTAATTTTCCAGGATGAAGAAGGTGActtgggtgttgttttttttttttaatttttaaaattttttatatttttcattgtaagttatttaatcaatttagaacattattccttggttacaagaatcatattctttccctcccttctctcccctcacccctccccgtagctgatgcacaattccactgggttttacatatgtccttgatcaaaacctatttccatattgttggtgtttgcactgggatgatcatttagagtctacatccccaaccatatccccaagacatgtaatcaagcagttgtttttcttctgtgtttctactcccaaggtttttcctctgaatgtggatagttttttcttgtagattcctccaggttgttcaggatcactgcattgccactgatagatgtgacaaggaaatcactttaaaagactgatatatattaatttaaggtcaccaaggaattcagctatgtaattcctaaatgaaaactcaagtcagcagtcaaccttttatggagtttaattacaaacaggatgaagaaaggtattagagatagagagagagagggagagagaaaggggagagaagggaatagggcttaaataccccttctgtttaggctgggccaaaaggcccaagcccttagatagctggggcaaagaaaggagatcagtccctattactcacgtgaccaaaatggagaaacagtctcaggggcctccacctccagcttccttcagagctgactctcaaagcaccacctctccaaccaaccacctcagtcctcagacccctctatctttaaggaaaccatccaagttccttcccctcagttctcacatctaccaatcactgtccatgtcttccctgtgccaatggtggctctagcttaacccaggaccgcccagaggtctgtggctttgcacatgtctgttgaaggtcatattctcaataattaaatcttgatcctttgctg encodes:
- the AREL1 gene encoding apoptosis-resistant E3 ubiquitin protein ligase 1 isoform X1 — encoded protein: MFYVIGGITVSVVAFFFTIKFFFELAARVVSFLQNENRERRGDRTIYDYVRGNYLDPRSCKVSWDWKDPYEVGHSMAFRVHLFYKNGQPFPAHRPVGLRVHISHVELAVDIPVTQEVLQEPNSNVVKVAFTVRKAGRYEITVKLDGLSVAYSPYYKIFQPGMVVPSKTKIVCHFSTLVLTCGQQHTLQIVPRDEYDNPTNNSVSLVDEHNYSVSIHELGPSEEESTDVSFEKSVTSKRQTCQVFLRLTLHSRGCFHACISYQNQPISNGEFDVIVLSEDEKNIVERNVSTSGVSIYFEAYLYNATNCANPQWHLPPMHMSSSQRRPSTATEEEDEDSPSDSQTPEKVKKPKKVYCYVSPKQLSVKEFYLKIIPWRLYTFRVCPGTKFSYHGPDPVHKLLTLIVDDGIQPPVELSCKERNILAATFIRSLHKNIGGSETFQDKVNFFQRELRQVHMKRPHSKVTLKVSRHTLLESSLKATRNFSISDWSKNFEVIFQDEEALDWGGPRREWFELTCRALFDTTNQLFTRFSDNNQALVHPNPNRPPHLRLKVYEFAGRLVGKCLYESSLGGAYKQLVRARFTRSFLAQIIGLRMHYKYFETDDPEFYKSKVCFILNNDMSEMELVFAEEKYNKSGQLDKVVELMNGGAQVPVTNSNKTFYLNLLAQYRLASQIKEEVEHFLKGLNELVPENLLAIFDENELELLMCGTGDINVSDFKAHAVVVGGSWHFREKVMRWFWTVVSSLTQEELARLLQFTTGSSQLPPGGFAALCPSFQIIAAPTHSTLPTAHTCFNQLCLPTYDSYEDVHKMLQLAISEGCEGFGML
- the AREL1 gene encoding apoptosis-resistant E3 ubiquitin protein ligase 1 isoform X2, which gives rise to MFYVIGGITVSVVAFFFTIKFFFELAARVVSFLQNENRERRGDRTIYDYVRGNYLDPRSCKVSWDWKDPYELFYKNGQPFPAHRPVGLRVHISHVELAVDIPVTQEVLQEPNSNVVKVAFTVRKAGRYEITVKLDGLSVAYSPYYKIFQPGMVVPSKTKIVCHFSTLVLTCGQQHTLQIVPRDEYDNPTNNSVSLVDEHNYSVSIHELGPSEEESTDVSFEKSVTSKRQTCQVFLRLTLHSRGCFHACISYQNQPISNGEFDVIVLSEDEKNIVERNVSTSGVSIYFEAYLYNATNCANPQWHLPPMHMSSSQRRPSTATEEEDEDSPSDSQTPEKVKKPKKVYCYVSPKQLSVKEFYLKIIPWRLYTFRVCPGTKFSYHGPDPVHKLLTLIVDDGIQPPVELSCKERNILAATFIRSLHKNIGGSETFQDKVNFFQRELRQVHMKRPHSKVTLKVSRHTLLESSLKATRNFSISDWSKNFEVIFQDEEALDWGGPRREWFELTCRALFDTTNQLFTRFSDNNQALVHPNPNRPPHLRLKVYEFAGRLVGKCLYESSLGGAYKQLVRARFTRSFLAQIIGLRMHYKYFETDDPEFYKSKVCFILNNDMSEMELVFAEEKYNKSGQLDKVVELMNGGAQVPVTNSNKTFYLNLLAQYRLASQIKEEVEHFLKGLNELVPENLLAIFDENELELLMCGTGDINVSDFKAHAVVVGGSWHFREKVMRWFWTVVSSLTQEELARLLQFTTGSSQLPPGGFAALCPSFQIIAAPTHSTLPTAHTCFNQLCLPTYDSYEDVHKMLQLAISEGCEGFGML